The window GGTTAGCCCACACATGTCCTGGCTGTCAGTGTGACAGATTGAGGCACCAAATCGAGCTCATCTATTGCAAATACTACTTTGCCTGAGAAAAGTGCCATTTTTGATTGAGGACCATTTCTAGAAATCACTGCCATGAGTACAGCTTTGCTCAATACATGGCTGACATTTCTGTATTATAGTCTTTTATACTGGGgtacactgtaaataaaacaagttttttctATGTCTTGGGCATAAATGTTCTTTATTGTTAACATAGGGACACCGAACAGTAATATTTTATTACAAGCACATCAAGCTGCTCTCTCCACTCCCAGCTGCAATAAATGATGGTCAAAATGGACACCTGTAAGGAGACAACAAGGGCCTTGAATGAATTGAATAGATCAATACTATGCTTAAGTAGAACGGATTTGGAAACTAATAGGATGGAAAGACTTTAATGTACTTACATGATCACTTTTCTGTGATGGCGGCCTGTTTCTTGGGCTTCAATTTGAAGAATAGGGCGATGGCTACTATGCTGGCATATGTGGCCAAAACacactagagaaaaaaaaaaaacaagcatgaTCAGAAATTCATAGTGGTATGGCAGTTTTAGGCTATTTGACAGTTTAACTGTCAAGTGTGAAATTCAGTTTATTACAGGAGAGTTGCACACAACTCACATTCCTCCTTCCTGTGATTGTGTATGAATTGAAGTACTTTGCAATCCCAGTGAACTGGTGCTGGGTTCCAGCGTCATGTCCTCCCATGATGGATAGTTGATGGTCCTACCACAAGGAAAACAGGTGAATAAGTGattaatattacagtaaataagcaaattaattcttgaccttggcAACAGTATGTGTGATAATATAATCTAGAGCTGAAGCAGTTAATATATTGTCTGCAACAAAGGTGAAACTTGATTGATTTGATCAGTTAAATTAAAGTCATTTTCGAAACGCTACTTATggaactattttaataatcctaatatcTTTTGTACTGTCTGTCTAACAAAACATGCCTTTTGAAGACCGAATCCgtgatgaaaacagttgttagTTGCAGACCTATAATAATCTCCGTTGCTATCTTAAATGGATTTCTGAATTAGTATTTCGTCCcacaataaataattaatgcagGGTAATCTCGGCTGTTTCGACAGTAACGGATGGTGGAAAAGTCACGCACGTTAGTAAAATAATCCAAGGGAATCTTAATAAattgagtattttatttttgaaaaaaaaacaactttcttgCAATTGTAAACTCGCTCCTGTAGTTACAAGCGTTATTACATAAGAACAGTTGCAACCTTAATGGTGGTTGTCTTAGCATGCTACTTTGATAGTATCTGATATCAGGAGGCGAACAACAACTTTTGCGCAATACTCCGgtataatatttatttctgaCAGGTTAACCcacttaaattaattaatctcGTGGTTGGCAAATGAAATTACAGTGTGCATTTCATCCGGCAGTATAACTATATAGCTCGTTAGCTAGTACACTATATGGTAAGTCAACTTAGCTTGCCGGGTTAGCCCGCTAGCTAACTTAATTTCAGACCGTTCGATAAATAGCGCATCGTCAAAGACGAGtcttaaagttttaaaacatgtaCTACTTAGCATTGTTTAAGCCACCGTAGATGGGCTGACTTGTTTCTAAGTGTGTAATGTCTTACCTTTAGCACACGACCCCTTGACAAACGGAATGAAGCAGGTGCCCTTCAGCAGAGGCCGCAATGCTAAATTCGCATGGAAATCCCGCCTACTCTCAGCAATACAAACTGTGTCACTATTGGTTCAAAATAACATCACTCAAAGTTAGGGTCCAAAACGATCGTTGAATGGCTAAAGCTAGTGTCAAtcaatttttctgttctttgatTTGATAAAGAACGAAACGCCTGTATGAGTTTTTCTTCCGGGTCGTGATCATGGCGTGTTGCTGAACAACATGTGAGTTTGGATATCCACAAGCCGGAGATTTAATGAAGGGaaatatttcatgataaatAGTGAcagcatattttaatatttatttaattctaaAAAGAGTTTGTGTACAGGCTTTTAGTTTACTGGCAAAACTTGCTACGCATTCAGCGCGAATGCAGCAACATGTTACTGTGAGCTAACGATTATCTCATGCAGTTTTCAGTATTAACTTTAATAGAGGAGCAGGAATGCTACTAATTCACTTGACTTCATTCTGCTTTTCCAGATAGTTACTTTTGTATCTGATTAACCAAACAGTATGTGGTTAAAAAGCCAAGCCACTGTTTGTGGCCCCTCATGTAATCATTGTTTCTCATTTGAGAAATTTTGCTTCGATAACGTTCGTATTTACTCTTGAGCTGTGGACTATTTGTGTCATCAGCAGTTTAAAGGTTTTGAAACGATCGGTTTATTCACAGTGGCTTTAATTTTTCTTAGACGTCTGAAACAACATCAAACATGGCATCATTGGAAGAGGACTTCCCTCGAGGAGGGACCGCAAAAAAGCCCACTGAGAGTAAAATAGTGGTGCAGCGCAGCGAAGTGGACAACCTGTTCCAGGTAGAgttcaactcttttttttattttttttttttataaatctctCTTTCTATATCCAGCTGACTATGAATGTGAAAAGACTTTGCAGTGCTGGGTATAACTTGTATGGCTACCCACAGAAAGAGGATTATTAAACAATGTGACACAGTATATTCTTCTACTTCTCATCAATACATTACTGAAGTGGAAGTCGTTCTTACACATCATCTGTTCTCACTCTGTCTTCATATCCCTTCCCTTTTCAGACAGTGGATAGTTAAGTTTGGATTGTGCACTGTATACTCAATCTCGCACTagaacgtatcagtaaaatactgtatcttccACGGTTAACAATAGCTTGCTCTTCCCTTCAGTCAAACGAACTAGCAGAAACTAAGAAAAGAAAGGGGGTGGTCAAAGGTGACGGCAAGAAGCTCAAGAAGCAAAAGACgggcaaagaaaaggaagatgGTCTGACACTCAATGCGGCAGCCAAGTGTGTGGAAATCCTACATATCAAGGTAATATATTTGGAAAGACTAAGTGCATATTTGGAAtttgttaaatgtgttaattagactgttttttctcagtaaaaTTGTTTTTACGGGGACACTACTGTGAATCAAAAGGGTATTCAGCACAGCATCTGACTTTATAACTGGTGTGTGTCCCCCCAGAATGTGAAGGAGGGTATGCTGATGCTGGGCTGTGTGAAGGAAGTTGCAGACTTTGAGGTGACAGTTGGTCTGCCTTGTGGTCTGCAAGGCTTCCTCAGCATCAGGAACATCAGCGACTCGTACGCCAAGCTGCTCAGTGAACAACTTGATTCAGCTGACACAGAGGTATGCCTGTGGAGGGATGATTTGAACATACATTTGAAGGTGCTACATTGATGATATTACACACTTTCCGGGATATTGtataatgtattaataatatCTGGTTCCTCTATTTCACAGGAGATCTGCTCACTGCCTCACCTCTTCTACCCCGGCATGGTGTTAAGGTGTGTGGTTGCCAAGTTGGACATAGCTAGAGGAGGCTCTCTCAGCATCCAGCTGTCAATCAATCCAAAGCTGGTCAACAAGGCTCTTACCTCAAGCTCTCTGAAAGCTGGCATGGTGAGTCATTAATGAGCATAATCAGTCAcgcaaatattttattttatttatttatttattttattttttttcgaAATCAAAAAcgtatttatgtttttactgtgttttcatttaggtCTTGAGTGGATGTGTGGAGAGTGTAGAGGATCACGGCTGCATAGTTGACATTGGCATCAATGGGTCCAAAGCCTTTGTGTCAATGAAAgcattaaaagacaaacacaacgATCAACAAGGTATGAGAACGGATTTTAGATTGCTTTTCATTCACTGAGGAAATTCAGTCAGGGAAAATAAACTCAGTTATCAAAAAATTTCCGGCATTTATGTCTTATTCtatgttctcctcctctgcagagCTGAAAGTGGGTCAGTATGTGACTTCTCTGGTGGAAGAAGTAAAGAATGAAGGGCGCGTGGTCCGACTTTCCGTCAACCCCCTGACCATCGCCCAGGCCTGTGCTGATTCCATGCAGGGCTGGAACCTCACTAACATTCTGCCTGGCCTTCTGGTCAATGCGACGATCAAAATGGTAGAGACATttttacaatgacaatgacatttattctgttttatcatATAATATGAATACACGTTCTGTCCAGTTATAGGAAAAAATTCATAGGtcaaattctgttgttttttatgcCTCCACGCCAGCGACAGCCGTGGcctggaggcattatgttttcaggttgtccatcATAGGTCTTTTCgtgaacgcgatatctcaggaacgccttgagggaatttctttaaatttagcacaaatgttcacttggactcaaggatgaactgattaaaatttggtggtcaaaggtcactgtgacctcacaaaaaatgtttttggacataactcaagaattgatacgctaattatgacaaaatgcacttaatacctttttattaaatttcttcaaagtcttcactacatatattatgagtctggacagacatggatgtaaactgcaatgtgactggttggcagaggcatacaaccatGAGGCGGTAATTCTGGTTTGTCCAGTGAATGATCTGCTGTTCAACCGTCAATTTCAATATATCCACTGTACTAATTTCCCTTTGCTAATGTTGAAATTTCTGCATTGCAGGTGACCAAACATGGTCTGATCCTTCAGTTCCTGACCTCTTTTAGTGGCCAGGTGGATTTTCTCCACATGGAGCCAGAAAAGGCATCCAACTACAAAGAGGGAACTGAGGTAAAAGTGACTCGGCACATGGATCCTTTTGGGGTGTACAAAATTGTGTCTGTCACGGTTTCCAGCTTTCCGAGGAGAGACATTCAAACACTCATTGATGTTTTCGATTGAAATACACCCTATTATAATGGTCTtggatgaaaatgtgaaatgttacCAGTAAATTTTTCTGTGTCATATGCAAATACTATATTATAAAACTGCCATCCTAACCCTCTTTTGCTTGCATCCACCCAGGTGCGAGCTTGTGTGCTCTACGTGGAGCCATCCACACGTCTGGTGGCTTTGAGTCTGCGCAGCTACCTCGTTCAGCCCGGGAAAAGATTAGACTCAACTCCTGCTGGTGGTGACCGCATTGGTGAGGTGGTGAAGAACTGCAAGATGACCACTATACACCACATGTCCGGAGCCATGTTGGAATTGCCTGGCAAAACCTTGGCATTTGTACATGTGAGTCAGTGTGATGCGATGTGATTTTTAACCAATTTTAATTGTAAAGGAGAATGAAAGTTATCTGCAGATATTCTGCCAGCTCAGCCTTGAGTTGTCTTTCTTGACAGAGGAACCACTTGAAAGAGCCAAATGAGCCAGCTAATGAGAACAGAGTGCGGGCAATACCTGAGCACACCTGCAGGATCCTGGACTTCAGCCCCGTGGACCAAATCCATTTTGCTAGTCTACGCAAGTATGCGGCTCCACATTTTTGTGTCTTACCCCACAGTAAGCGTTGAACTCAAAATTCCATTTTGAAATTCTGACAAAATGTTCCTCGTCTTATTTCCAGGAGTGTGATTGAAAGGCGTTTTTATAGATATCATGATCTTCAGGCTGGTCAAGTTGTAGAGGTAAGAATTAAGAATCATCTCCTATTCAATTGCTCTGTTCTATACCCTTCTTATCGTTTTAAAAATCCGTTAAAGCAACACATGGCAGCTTCTCACTTTAAAAGCCCAGAGGGGTTGCATTTAAATTTCCACAGGGTCGACACTCAGACCTACATTTCCTTCAATAAGTGTGCAGACTGTGCAGAGAAGATTCAGCACTGAGAACATACTTTACATCAGAAATAATTTTGGCTAAATAATTTTGTGATGTTTCAGTCAGTGGGAAATTTTTCATAGaattttttaagctttttgtGACATCGCAGCTTGTTTGGGAAGCCTGTCATGGTAAAATACGTGAGGGGCAGAAATGTGATAAGGAAACTTGAAGCATCCAGGTCACATACACTTAAAactgacttttcagtgaaggaGGAAACACCCTGTCTAgtagttacatttttgcaaCAAAACATATTggcatattcatagattctggattcTTCATGGATTTAACATCAAAATATGTAAGTTTATCTTATTAACCCCACTGATGCTTTACAAAGCCTAATGGCAGTCTGGCTAACATCTGCGTAGAGAGATGTAAATGGAGTTAATGAACAAAAGATTAAATCTagacataattttattttttcttatgtcAAACATTGATTCAGCTCTCCATGTATattattctttcctttttatagGTTTCTGTCACTCCCTATGTCTATCTCACATCCTCTTTCTTCCATGTGTCTCTCCCTCCAAGGGGACAGTGTCAGTCCTGCTGAATCATGGGATGGTGGTGCATTTGTCTGACCACATTAAAGGTCTAGTGCCTCGGACACACCTGTCTGATATTATCCTCAAGAACCCAGAGAAGAAGTACACGGAGGGCATGAAGGTCAAATGTCGGGTCAGTGCAGTTCTCTACTTTGTTTTAAAGCCACTGGGAAGACCACAAGAATAAAATCTGTAACATGCAGTTTCAACACTCTGGCAGATTTGAACTTTCGGCTTATTCccctatgtttgtgtgtgaacataTTCCTTTAGGTGCTGTCAGTAGATGCAGAGAATAAGAAGCTGTACCTGACCAGAAAGAAGGCCCTGATCGAAAGCTCCCTGCCATTGTTTCTCAGCTATACTGATGCTCGTCCTGGCTGCGTGTCCCACGGCTACATCGTCTGCATCAAAGACTTTGGCTGCATCGTTCGTTTCTACAATAGCGTCAAGGGTCTGGTGCCTCTCCGTGAACTCAGCTCTGAGCCCATCATCAGTCCTGAGGAGGTCTTCTATGTTGGGCAGGTGAGGACATCAAATAACATGGACactgagaaattttttttaatgatctgatgatttaatgatttgatttgacatCTGCTAAGTTGTTTGTTTCCGTTGATGGTCCAGGTGTTAAAGGCTAAAGTTCTTCAGTGTAACCCTGAGAAGGCAAAGATGGTGCTGTCATTTAAGGCCGCAGTGGAGGGACAAACTGAGAAAGTTCCCAACCTCCAGTTTGACTGTGAGGTGGGGAAGGTAAGTTAAAGaactcatgattttttttttatttatttatttttttactaatttgactattttactaattttactAATTTTACATCTGCTTTGTGTATGTGATGTAGAGGCTGGAGGCCAAGGTGACGAAAAAGTTACCTAATGGTCTGGAGGTGGCCATCCTCCCTGATGAGATACGAGCTGTGCTACCCACCATGCACCTCTCTGATCACATGTCAAACTGCCCTCTGCTGTGGGAGAGCCTGCAGGAGGGAGACAACATCTCAAACCTCATTTGTTTCAGCAATAACAAGCAGAATATTGTatcctgtttttaaattgtctGTAGATATTGTGTGACTCCGATCATAACTGAAAAGTTAACCTCAACGCTACTTTGATTGATTCTGTCCAGTAGGAAATATTCTATTGGCCTTTGATGCTTATCTGGAAGTTAACTCTCACATTTCGTAAATATGAAAAGCAGgaatgttgtgttttccttaGCTGTTCCTCCTTTAAAGACTCTCACCAAGAAACCGACCTTGAAGTGGTCATTGGAGGAGGGACTGGTTGCCAAGGATTTCTCAGAGATTGCAGTTGGAATGCAGCTGATTGGCTTGGTCAAGAACATCATGTCTTATGGCGTCTTTGTAGAGTTCCCATACGGCCTCGTTGGTCTTGCACCCAAGTCGGTGAGTAAAGGGCTTTGTATAACGTCTTCTAACCCGAAAATCTCTCcaaattgttcatttatttttcctactcaaattctctctctgctctgcttcccAGGCCATGACTGACAAGTTCATCAGTGATACGACAGCCGCCTTCCAACTGGGCCAGACAGTCATTGCTAAGGTGACCAACCTGGATGAGGAAAAGCAGCGTTTCCTGATCACACTTAAGATTTCAGAGGTCATATCTCCAGAGGGCAATGCCCAGACCAGACTCATTAATGGTCTGCAGGAGAGACAAGCTGTGACTGAAATGTTGGCTATGAGAGGTATGCATgtgttgtctctgtctctgtgaagCCAGTTTAGACTTAGATAGAAACAGTTGCCTCTTgcaaacagtttcaataaaaatctGCTATTTTGATTCCCCCATTCTTCAGGTGAAAGCAGGCCCTCTAGTTTCTAACATCTTGTTATGTCTGCCAAATCTCTCAGATAACAGTGATCTTCGCCAGCAGCTGGCCGCACTGTCTGTTGGTCAGAAGCTGAAGCTGACCCTGGATACGGAGAAAGACAGTGGTGCGACGTTTAAGTCTGATGATTTGGGTGGTGCTACCATACTGGCCAGCAAGCACCATGTCATGGGTATGTATTTAGCCAAACACATTTGAAAGGTTGTAGAATACCATGTAGTAAggcatgttttattcttttggttttgaattcttaaatgttttattcCTTTACAAGTATCATTAACATTTCCTGCAGTCTCTTGGCATGCATACAGGCACGGCCTGATATCAGGTTTTCATGGTCTGATTGTATCAACCACAATGATGtggtaaataatgaaatactgCATTACTGTTTGGTTGGTGTATGTCGTACTCCTTACATAAATGACACAAATTTACCATCTAATTATGTCAGGTCACTGCAGTGAAGATTTTCTGGACTTCTCTCTCCGTTCTATGCCACAAATAGCATGGTTGCCTTTaacacattatgtttttttgtttcacaaaaacacataatgtGTTCCCTGTTGGCTGCATGTTTTTCAGGTGTTAGCTTGACCACAGGACAGAAAGTTACTGCAGTCATTCTTCACGTTGACATCCTGTCTACTTGTGTCTATGTGTCCCTCCTTCCCAAGCTGGTGGGAAAGAAGAAATCTGTGAGTATTACTCTACTTTATGCCATTTGGTGATTTGCTTCATAGTAAGGAAAGTTCAGCTGaacacattttcatataaatgaaCTGTATGTGGTATTTGTCTAAAGAGTCAGACAGTGTGAGACAGTATCGTTTGATGTAAGGGACTGTACATAAATTACAATACTCTCCTACTTTTCCGATCTCCCTCCCCCCACTAATAATTTTCCCCTAAATAATTCACCGTTGTGactgcagtgtttctgttttgtatttttacagttaagtGAAGGATCAAAATACACAGCGATGGTGCAGTACATAGACAAAGACTTTGCTGTCATCTCATTGGATGAGACGGCACAGCTGACTGTGATCCAAACTAGCAACCACCTGAATGAGATATTCCTGTCTGAGTCGGACAAGCTGAAGGTGGGGACGAGTTTGGCCGTTGAGGTTACAGAACCCAGCTGTCAGGAACTACATGGGCTCCCTCTAGTGTCATGGCAACGCAGTGCGCCAAAACGACAGCGCACATCCTCAGAAAACCAGCTGGGCTCCAAGGGGCACTGCTTCGGTGAAATCCTGCAGGGGAAAGTGCGGACAGTGAAGCCTACCTGCATTCAGGTCACACTAGAGGATGGAAGCACAGGCAGCGTGCACGTGTCTGAGGTGTTGGAGGCCACAAAGGTGTGTCAGGGATCCTTCCCGACGTCCACGGTGAAAGTGGGCAGTGTGGTCACCGCCAGGGTCATTGGAGGACGAGAAGCCTCCAGTCACAGGTAATCACTGCTGTAGTGCCTCATTTAAACATGTTGCCATAGACTTTTGCAAGTTCCTACTTTCATTGTGTAGTTTTTATTACATTCTTAACCTTACAACACCTGTAAAGTGTAAGGCGAATGTGATGAATTTCTATTATTTGTTAAATTGTATTGAACCCAAAATtgatttcaactgtttttttttttttttgtttgtttttttttttcagattcttGCCGTTTTCTCATCCCAAATTTACCTATACCATTCCTGAGCTCACACTTATACCCAGGTAATTGTATAGTACAGTTCATTGTACAGTTATCATTGCCAACATTGCATAATATACTGCATAATAACATGAATGGTATTGTGTAATTCTAAGGTAAATTAGTACATTTACAGTGTTCTCATTTTCAAACCAATCATTCAGACATTGATGTCTATAgccttttgttttaataaaatattgtaaagagATTAAATATGGCAAATACGATAATATAAAGCTGTTGTGTTGTCATACCTGTTTAACATCAAgatgtgtattgtattttacacattatgtggttgatctgttttcagtttgtttctgtttgtttttgtttttttctctctgcagcaaACTGGATAAGAGTGTAGATTTCAAACCAGTTAAAGCTAAAGAAAAATTTAATAGCTACAAGGTCGGGGACGAAATTACATGCTTTGTGTCAAAGGTAAGTTTTGACGGTTGCAATGGCTTGCTGTAACTGGCCTTATTTCTTCCCAGCAGCTTCCCCCAAATTTGTCAGTttatgaaaaaactaaaaaaaaaaaactaaatcaaaaacaaccttttaaaGGAACACACCTGCAgccatgtttttcagtgtgCTTGTGCCTCTGCCACCAGTTTAATCCAGAGAGGAAGTCTTTGGAGGTCACCACTGATCCCTGTGTTACTGGGACGGTTGAACTTCTGGCCATGATCACTGATCCTAAAGTAAGTTTATAGCTGCATTATGTCATATATATCGGAAGAGCACATGGTCAGATCATTTTTAACATTCAAGTGCTGAAAATGGTAAAAGTCTAAGGCCTTTACGgttggagagaaaatgagatttCATGAACCTTAAATTTAAATCTCCGTAATTGTTCTTATTTTCAGGATGCCAGCCACCCAGAGAAACTGTACAAGCTGGGCCAAGCCTTCCGTGCTAAAGTGGTCGAAATGAGCACCAAACCTCGTCGCTTTGCGCTATCACTCACAGGTAGGAGCGTCTCAGActgagtgggttt is drawn from Xiphias gladius isolate SHS-SW01 ecotype Sanya breed wild chromosome 15, ASM1685928v1, whole genome shotgun sequence and contains these coding sequences:
- the atp5md gene encoding ATP synthase membrane subunit DAPIT, mitochondrial encodes the protein MGGHDAGTQHQFTGIAKYFNSYTITGRRNCVLATYASIVAIALFFKLKPKKQAAITEK
- the pdcd11 gene encoding protein RRP5 homolog isoform X2; this translates as MASLEEDFPRGGTAKKPTESKIVVQRSEVDNLFQSNELAETKKRKGVVKGDGKKLKKQKTGKEKEDGLTLNAAAKCVEILHIKNVKEGMLMLGCVKEVADFEVTVGLPCGLQGFLSIRNISDSYAKLLSEQLDSADTEEICSLPHLFYPGMVLRCVVAKLDIARGGSLSIQLSINPKLVNKALTSSSLKAGMVLSGCVESVEDHGCIVDIGINGSKAFVSMKALKDKHNDQQELKVGQYVTSLVEEVKNEGRVVRLSVNPLTIAQACADSMQGWNLTNILPGLLVNATIKMVTKHGLILQFLTSFSGQVDFLHMEPEKASNYKEGTEVRACVLYVEPSTRLVALSLRSYLVQPGKRLDSTPAGGDRIGEVVKNCKMTTIHHMSGAMLELPGKTLAFVHRNHLKEPNEPANENRVRAIPEHTCRILDFSPVDQIHFASLRKSVIERRFYRYHDLQAGQVVEGTVSVLLNHGMVVHLSDHIKGLVPRTHLSDIILKNPEKKYTEGMKVKCRVLSVDAENKKLYLTRKKALIESSLPLFLSYTDARPGCVSHGYIVCIKDFGCIVRFYNSVKGLVPLRELSSEPIISPEEVFYVGQVLKAKVLQCNPEKAKMVLSFKAAVEGQTEKVPNLQFDCEVGKRLEAKVTKKLPNGLEVAILPDEIRAVLPTMHLSDHMSNCPLLWESLQEGDNISNLICFSNNKQNITLTKKPTLKWSLEEGLVAKDFSEIAVGMQLIGLVKNIMSYGVFVEFPYGLVGLAPKSAMTDKFISDTTAAFQLGQTVIAKVTNLDEEKQRFLITLKISEVISPEGNAQTRLINGLQERQAVTEMLAMRDNSDLRQQLAALSVGQKLKLTLDTEKDSGATFKSDDLGGATILASKHHVMGVSLTTGQKVTAVILHVDILSTCVYVSLLPKLVGKKKSLSEGSKYTAMVQYIDKDFAVISLDETAQLTVIQTSNHLNEIFLSESDKLKVGTSLAVEVTEPSCQELHGLPLVSWQRSAPKRQRTSSENQLGSKGHCFGEILQGKVRTVKPTCIQVTLEDGSTGSVHVSEVLEATKVCQGSFPTSTVKVGSVVTARVIGGREASSHRFLPFSHPKFTYTIPELTLIPSKLDKSVDFKPVKAKEKFNSYKVGDEITCFVSKFNPERKSLEVTTDPCVTGTVELLAMITDPKDASHPEKLYKLGQAFRAKVVEMSTKPRRFALSLTGVHKLEKGSVTLGIVTNIHPQVGLLVKLPFGGMGTVAVTDLADAYRPNPLVGYSKGQLLRCFCLESENGKWQLSLRPSRLNPQQAKPVKDPEVLSLDELKAGQIIRGFIKSVGEQGVFIRLSRHITGRAQLQQSTKYFFKDQKVFSEHLPPNTLLTTKILSIDREAELVNLSLLPVDTGKPDVLPETLGLPLRLVGEEKKKHDTERKKKRALSESEQKQAESQVPKKKKKKAKKDDNDSGVEVYFREEEDKEDEEEPKPYTAKVMPSSAAPSRLQVASGFSWDVGLNSLKPVSVAQYGDSSDGEDQDESSKPQKKSRHELEQEKKAAEKALVQRETELMDPSLRPEDAAAFERLLLASPNSSLLWLQYMAHHLQATQIEQARAVAERALKTISFREEQEKLNVWVALLNLENMYGTEETLKKVFERALQFCEPMPVYQQLADIYAKSNKTKEAEGLYNTMVRRFRQNKAVWLSFGTFLLQQGQSDAASVLLQRALKSLASKESVDVIAKFAQLEFRYGDVERGRTMFDKVLTSYPKRTDLWSVFIDLMVKHGSQKEVRALFDRVIHLSVSAKKIKFFFKRYLEYEKKHGTPQSIQAVKEKAVEFVEAKGTEDAN
- the pdcd11 gene encoding protein RRP5 homolog isoform X1; translation: MASLEEDFPRGGTAKKPTESKIVVQRSEVDNLFQSNELAETKKRKGVVKGDGKKLKKQKTGKEKEDGLTLNAAAKCVEILHIKNVKEGMLMLGCVKEVADFEVTVGLPCGLQGFLSIRNISDSYAKLLSEQLDSADTEEICSLPHLFYPGMVLRCVVAKLDIARGGSLSIQLSINPKLVNKALTSSSLKAGMVLSGCVESVEDHGCIVDIGINGSKAFVSMKALKDKHNDQQELKVGQYVTSLVEEVKNEGRVVRLSVNPLTIAQACADSMQGWNLTNILPGLLVNATIKMVTKHGLILQFLTSFSGQVDFLHMEPEKASNYKEGTEVRACVLYVEPSTRLVALSLRSYLVQPGKRLDSTPAGGDRIGEVVKNCKMTTIHHMSGAMLELPGKTLAFVHRNHLKEPNEPANENRVRAIPEHTCRILDFSPVDQIHFASLRKSVIERRFYRYHDLQAGQVVEGTVSVLLNHGMVVHLSDHIKGLVPRTHLSDIILKNPEKKYTEGMKVKCRVLSVDAENKKLYLTRKKALIESSLPLFLSYTDARPGCVSHGYIVCIKDFGCIVRFYNSVKGLVPLRELSSEPIISPEEVFYVGQVLKAKVLQCNPEKAKMVLSFKAAVEGQTEKVPNLQFDCEVGKRLEAKVTKKLPNGLEVAILPDEIRAVLPTMHLSDHMSNCPLLWESLQEGDNISNLICFSNNKQNITLTKKPTLKWSLEEGLVAKDFSEIAVGMQLIGLVKNIMSYGVFVEFPYGLVGLAPKSAMTDKFISDTTAAFQLGQTVIAKVTNLDEEKQRFLITLKISEVISPEGNAQTRLINGLQERQAVTEMLAMRDNSDLRQQLAALSVGQKLKLTLDTEKDSGATFKSDDLGGATILASKHHVMGVSLTTGQKVTAVILHVDILSTCVYVSLLPKLVGKKKSLSEGSKYTAMVQYIDKDFAVISLDETAQLTVIQTSNHLNEIFLSESDKLKVGTSLAVEVTEPSCQELHGLPLVSWQRSAPKRQRTSSENQLGSKGHCFGEILQGKVRTVKPTCIQVTLEDGSTGSVHVSEVLEATKVCQGSFPTSTVKVGSVVTARVIGGREASSHRFLPFSHPKFTYTIPELTLIPSKLDKSVDFKPVKAKEKFNSYKVGDEITCFVSKFNPERKSLEVTTDPCVTGTVELLAMITDPKDASHPEKLYKLGQAFRAKVVEMSTKPRRFALSLTGVHKLEKGSVTLGIVTNIHPQVGLLVKLPFGGMGTVAVTDLADAYRPNPLVGYSKGQLLRCFCLESENGKWQLSLRPSRLNPQQAKPVKDPEVLSLDELKAGQIIRGFIKSVGEQGVFIRLSRHITGRAQLQQSTKYFFKDQKVFSEHLPPNTLLTTKILSIDREAELVNLSLLPVDTGKPDVLPETLGLPLRLVGEEKKKHDTERKKKRALSESEQKQAESQVPKKKKKKAKKDDNDSGVEVYFREEEDKEDEEEPKPYTAKQVMPSSAAPSRLQVASGFSWDVGLNSLKPVSVAQYGDSSDGEDQDESSKPQKKSRHELEQEKKAAEKALVQRETELMDPSLRPEDAAAFERLLLASPNSSLLWLQYMAHHLQATQIEQARAVAERALKTISFREEQEKLNVWVALLNLENMYGTEETLKKVFERALQFCEPMPVYQQLADIYAKSNKTKEAEGLYNTMVRRFRQNKAVWLSFGTFLLQQGQSDAASVLLQRALKSLASKESVDVIAKFAQLEFRYGDVERGRTMFDKVLTSYPKRTDLWSVFIDLMVKHGSQKEVRALFDRVIHLSVSAKKIKFFFKRYLEYEKKHGTPQSIQAVKEKAVEFVEAKGTEDAN